In the Flavobacterium acetivorans genome, one interval contains:
- a CDS encoding four helix bundle protein codes for MDHKELDVWKKSMDLVVTVYQITQLFPDSEKFGLTSQMRRAAVSIPSNIAEGAARKGDRELIHFLHVALGSLSELETQYLIAIRLEFIKNEQVFELQMIDVKKLLIGFRNYLNK; via the coding sequence ATGGATCATAAAGAGTTGGATGTTTGGAAGAAGAGTATGGATTTGGTTGTTACAGTATATCAAATTACGCAGCTATTTCCGGATTCAGAAAAATTTGGTTTGACTAGTCAAATGAGAAGAGCAGCTGTTTCAATTCCATCTAATATTGCTGAAGGAGCCGCAAGAAAAGGAGATAGAGAATTGATTCATTTTCTTCATGTTGCTTTGGGGTCACTTTCAGAACTAGAAACACAATATTTAATAGCAATACGATTGGAATTTATTAAGAACGAGCAAGTTTTTGAACTACAAATGATTGATGTTAAAAAACTTTTGATAGGATTTAGAAATTATTTAAATAAGTGA
- a CDS encoding class I SAM-dependent methyltransferase → MIINKIKNKVKWFEHLLLKKYKLEQDTIALAQLLKLFDNKVFLPLTAWAISPKQVLHICNDIVINERKNIIEFGSGFSTICIAQLLKINKIEASFMSIENDEQWYENLKGILLKLELSEYVNVIYAPIIKVSKTIAKEGQEKWYDTLIISEEISRHQSFDLLIVDGPFGKTTPFARYSAVPFLKDRISENFAIFLDDTDRVEEKEIAQLWHQILKCFKINKDRYTYFSNKNDFDITPYGL, encoded by the coding sequence ATGATAATTAATAAAATTAAAAATAAAGTAAAGTGGTTTGAGCATTTGCTTCTTAAAAAATATAAATTAGAGCAAGATACTATAGCATTGGCTCAATTGCTTAAACTTTTCGATAATAAAGTGTTTTTGCCGTTGACAGCTTGGGCCATTAGTCCTAAGCAAGTATTGCATATTTGTAATGATATTGTAATAAATGAAAGGAAGAATATAATTGAGTTTGGTTCAGGGTTTTCAACTATTTGTATAGCACAACTGTTGAAGATAAATAAAATTGAGGCCTCGTTTATGTCTATTGAAAATGATGAACAATGGTATGAAAATTTGAAAGGAATTCTTTTAAAACTAGAATTGTCTGAATATGTTAATGTTATTTATGCTCCAATTATTAAAGTTTCTAAAACAATTGCTAAAGAGGGACAGGAAAAATGGTACGATACTTTAATTATCAGTGAAGAAATTAGCAGGCATCAATCATTTGACTTATTAATTGTCGATGGTCCTTTTGGTAAAACAACTCCATTTGCAAGATATTCAGCAGTGCCATTTTTAAAAGATCGAATCTCTGAGAATTTCGCCATTTTTTTAGATGATACAGACAGGGTTGAAGAAAAGGAAATAGCTCAATTATGGCATCAGATTTTGAAGTGTTTCAAGATAAATAAAGATAGATATACCTATTTCTCTAATAAAAACGATTTTGACATTACACCTTATGGATTATAA
- a CDS encoding ABC transporter ATP-binding protein, whose protein sequence is MKDIILKAENISKQYRLGQVGTGTLSHDLNRWWCQLRGKEDPYLKIGETNDRSTKGESDYVWALQDINFEVARGEVLGIIGKNGAGKSTLLKILSKVTAPTTGSIKSRGRIASLLEVGTGFNGEMTGRENIFLNGAILGMTKKEIASKLDEIIAFSGCERYIDTPVKRYSSGMTVRLAFAVAAFLEPEILVIDEVLAVGDAEFQKKAIGKMQDISRGEGRTVLFVSHNMAAVQALCTRGIVMKNGSIDFVGGIEDCTQHYLNDSSLNYEFEDFQDRVGSGLVKIKAVKTYGVDEDVIPQTGKPFTMEFILDNPKNIDLTKILFDLRIDDNMGQRIVWMSTSLLETSDHFFGDKLVFKIKKLNLNEGTYYVTTHIMIDNVVTDWIQNAFSFKIDKGDYYGSGRNIPTKQSKFLIDFKVEYDN, encoded by the coding sequence ATGAAAGACATCATCTTAAAAGCCGAAAACATCTCCAAGCAATACCGTCTGGGACAGGTAGGTACGGGGACGCTGAGTCATGACCTGAACCGTTGGTGGTGCCAATTAAGAGGGAAAGAGGATCCTTATTTGAAAATAGGAGAGACTAATGATCGCAGTACCAAAGGAGAAAGCGATTATGTGTGGGCTTTGCAGGATATTAATTTTGAGGTAGCGCGCGGCGAAGTTTTGGGAATTATAGGGAAAAACGGAGCGGGGAAATCGACCCTGTTAAAGATATTATCTAAGGTGACTGCACCTACAACGGGCAGCATAAAATCCCGGGGGCGTATTGCTTCCTTGCTTGAAGTGGGGACCGGTTTTAATGGGGAGATGACCGGCAGGGAAAACATTTTCCTCAATGGAGCCATTTTAGGAATGACTAAAAAAGAGATTGCTTCCAAACTCGATGAAATTATTGCTTTCTCAGGTTGCGAACGGTATATAGACACTCCTGTAAAACGCTACAGCAGCGGAATGACGGTACGATTGGCCTTTGCTGTGGCTGCATTCCTTGAACCCGAAATCTTGGTGATCGATGAGGTGCTGGCTGTGGGTGACGCCGAGTTTCAGAAAAAAGCCATCGGCAAGATGCAGGATATTTCCAGGGGTGAAGGACGGACGGTTTTGTTTGTAAGCCATAATATGGCGGCGGTTCAAGCTTTGTGTACGAGAGGGATTGTGATGAAGAATGGTTCAATTGATTTTGTTGGAGGGATTGAGGATTGTACACAGCATTATTTGAATGATAGTTCACTGAATTATGAATTTGAAGATTTTCAAGACAGAGTTGGTAGCGGTTTAGTTAAAATAAAAGCGGTAAAGACTTATGGAGTGGATGAGGATGTAATACCACAAACAGGAAAACCTTTTACTATGGAATTCATTTTAGATAATCCGAAAAATATTGACCTGACAAAAATTTTATTTGATTTAAGAATAGATGATAATATGGGGCAAAGAATAGTTTGGATGAGTACCTCATTATTGGAAACATCGGATCATTTTTTTGGAGACAAATTAGTTTTCAAAATAAAGAAGCTAAATTTAAATGAAGGAACTTATTATGTTACTACTCATATTATGATAGATAATGTAGTGACAGATTGGATACAAAATGCCTTTTCTTTCAAAATAGACAAAGGGGATTATTATGGTTCAGGCAGAAATATTCCGACTAAACAAAGCAAATTTTTAATTGATTTTAAAGTAGAATATGATAATTAA
- a CDS encoding glycosyltransferase family 4 protein — translation MKILMIAIPNHHFFQWVNQLKGLEYEVYWFNSTDGGSKVDRIDWVHQIKGWKLKYDYPFRYFIKNKFPLIYQNIQFYNERKITTVFEKVVNDIQPDIIHCFEMQLAGLPVLEVIEQRVNLKFIYSSWGNDVYFYKELGVPEEQFKKFLKRVDYLITDCKRDYEIINQNDFRGKFLGVYPGNGGINIEEKYIQAIKERNVLIIKGYEDRLGKALKVIEAIELVPFELLKNLQIIIYSADISVKERVEKSDFFKSLKVEIYEREVFIANADLLQLMGRSILHIANNISDGMPNVLLEAMGMGAFPIQSNPGKATEEVIAHGVNGLLIENPFDSLEIAKNIEWAILNPAVRAQAQKHNVDFVAKNYNREYLKAGIVQLYKDIIS, via the coding sequence ATGAAAATTCTTATGATAGCCATACCGAATCATCATTTTTTTCAATGGGTAAACCAGCTGAAAGGTTTAGAATATGAGGTGTATTGGTTTAACAGCACCGATGGTGGCAGCAAGGTTGATAGAATAGATTGGGTACATCAAATTAAAGGATGGAAATTAAAATATGATTACCCTTTTAGGTATTTTATTAAAAATAAGTTCCCTCTAATTTATCAAAACATTCAATTTTACAACGAAAGGAAAATAACTACTGTTTTTGAGAAAGTGGTCAATGATATTCAGCCCGATATTATACATTGTTTTGAAATGCAATTAGCAGGCTTACCTGTATTAGAAGTAATAGAGCAAAGAGTAAATTTAAAATTTATCTATTCTTCATGGGGTAATGATGTTTATTTTTATAAAGAGTTAGGGGTTCCAGAAGAACAATTTAAAAAGTTTTTAAAAAGAGTTGATTATTTAATTACCGATTGTAAAAGGGATTATGAAATTATAAATCAAAATGATTTTAGGGGGAAGTTTTTAGGAGTTTATCCTGGTAATGGTGGAATAAATATTGAAGAAAAGTATATTCAAGCTATAAAGGAAAGAAATGTTTTAATAATAAAAGGTTACGAAGATAGACTAGGTAAAGCTTTAAAGGTGATTGAAGCGATAGAATTAGTACCTTTTGAATTATTGAAAAATCTTCAAATTATTATTTATAGTGCCGATATTTCGGTAAAAGAGCGAGTTGAAAAATCAGATTTTTTCAAGTCCTTAAAAGTTGAAATATATGAAAGAGAGGTCTTTATAGCTAATGCCGATTTATTACAATTGATGGGAAGAAGTATTTTACATATTGCCAACAATATTTCTGATGGTATGCCAAATGTTTTATTGGAAGCTATGGGTATGGGAGCTTTTCCCATACAATCTAATCCAGGAAAAGCGACGGAAGAAGTTATAGCGCATGGAGTTAATGGTTTGTTAATTGAAAATCCGTTTGATTCATTAGAAATAGCCAAAAATATAGAATGGGCTATTTTAAATCCAGCAGTAAGAGCTCAAGCGCAAAAGCATAATGTAGATTTTGTTGCTAAGAATTATAATAGAGAATATTTAAAAGCAGGAATTGTACAATTATATAAAGACATTATATCATAA
- a CDS encoding ABC transporter permease, translated as MNATNNSDSDWLFEITPKNKFFSLNFKEVWHYRDLLLLFVKRDVVTVYKQTILGPLWYLIQPLFTSITFTIIFNNVAGISTGVVPSFLFNLAGITVWNYFTACLNDTSDTFKRNASIFGKVYFPRIIMPLSVVVSNLLKFGIQFLIFVIFYLYFYYQGAAISLNFSLLFFPLLVVLMGVLGLGLGMIISSLVTKYRDLSYLIGFGVQLLMYLSAVMYPMALIKEKIPNYAWLVNYNPLAYIIESSRYMLLNVGQLSVSGLIYTFAVTILIFFMGLLIFNKTEKSFIDTV; from the coding sequence ATGAATGCTACCAATAACAGTGATTCGGACTGGTTGTTTGAGATAACACCCAAGAACAAATTCTTCTCGTTGAACTTCAAAGAAGTTTGGCACTATCGCGACTTGTTGTTGCTTTTTGTAAAAAGGGATGTGGTCACGGTATACAAACAAACTATTTTAGGGCCGCTTTGGTATTTGATACAGCCGCTTTTTACCTCGATTACTTTTACTATTATTTTCAACAATGTGGCCGGGATTAGCACCGGAGTTGTGCCTTCTTTTCTGTTTAATTTGGCCGGTATCACGGTTTGGAATTATTTCACGGCTTGCCTTAATGATACTTCGGATACCTTTAAGCGCAATGCTTCTATTTTTGGCAAAGTCTATTTTCCGAGAATCATCATGCCGCTTTCGGTAGTGGTTTCTAATTTGTTGAAATTCGGAATTCAGTTTCTGATTTTTGTAATTTTTTATTTGTATTTTTATTACCAAGGGGCTGCTATCAGTCTTAATTTCAGCCTATTGTTTTTCCCGCTCTTAGTGGTTTTGATGGGGGTTTTAGGATTGGGATTGGGGATGATTATTTCCTCTTTGGTCACTAAATACAGGGATTTGAGTTATTTGATTGGTTTTGGGGTGCAATTGCTGATGTACCTCTCGGCAGTGATGTATCCCATGGCGCTGATCAAGGAGAAAATCCCCAATTATGCTTGGTTGGTAAACTATAATCCGCTGGCTTATATTATTGAAAGCAGTCGGTATATGTTGCTGAATGTGGGACAGCTTTCTGTTTCGGGACTTATTTATACGTTTGCTGTTACGATTCTTATTTTTTTTATGGGTTTGCTTATTTTTAACAAAACGGAGAAAAGTTTTATTGATACGGTCTGA
- a CDS encoding class I SAM-dependent methyltransferase — protein sequence MFLNKTSVVKIAREKTPNVELEIMDNMLRHDVVNELVGVDNIGIELGIATGVYSKRMINSGKFKLFWGVDQYGDMHNTTEYKRALRYIGLDVVNYRLLRMTFEEAYDLYDDNYFDFIYIDGYAHTGEEGGKTIIEWYKKLKVGGILAGDDYHDDWPLVKWAVNDFTSKLGAKLSVTGGQEDVQYCWYPTWYLRKEKDVLIEPNLELINIAIKEKKRIGNKRIVPRSYFNCRKFMGEILDKFGLKRLILNFVKRNL from the coding sequence ATGTTTTTAAATAAAACCAGTGTCGTTAAAATTGCTAGAGAGAAAACGCCTAATGTCGAACTTGAGATAATGGATAATATGCTCAGGCATGATGTTGTTAATGAGTTAGTTGGTGTTGATAACATTGGTATTGAATTGGGTATTGCGACTGGTGTTTATTCTAAACGAATGATTAATAGTGGTAAGTTTAAGCTTTTTTGGGGCGTTGACCAGTATGGGGACATGCATAACACTACAGAGTATAAGAGAGCCTTAAGATATATAGGACTTGATGTAGTTAACTATCGGCTTTTAAGGATGACATTCGAGGAAGCTTATGACTTATACGACGATAATTATTTTGATTTTATATATATTGATGGGTATGCTCATACTGGCGAGGAAGGAGGTAAAACAATTATTGAATGGTACAAAAAGTTAAAAGTGGGAGGTATTTTAGCAGGAGATGATTATCATGATGATTGGCCATTGGTTAAGTGGGCTGTTAATGATTTTACATCAAAGCTCGGAGCTAAACTCTCAGTGACTGGAGGGCAAGAAGATGTACAATACTGTTGGTATCCGACTTGGTATTTAAGAAAAGAAAAAGATGTTTTAATTGAGCCAAATTTAGAACTTATTAATATTGCAATTAAAGAAAAAAAGCGAATCGGCAATAAGCGTATTGTACCCCGTTCTTATTTCAATTGTCGGAAATTTATGGGTGAAATATTAGATAAATTTGGATTAAAGAGGTTAATATTGAATTTTGTGAAACGGAATCTTTAA
- a CDS encoding histone H1 yields MKDLFEKINAEFENFKTEAELHIEKGNKAAGTRARKSTLDLEKLLKEFRKVSVEESKK; encoded by the coding sequence ATGAAAGATTTATTCGAAAAAATCAATGCCGAATTTGAAAACTTCAAAACAGAGGCTGAACTGCACATCGAAAAAGGAAACAAAGCGGCGGGAACAAGAGCACGTAAATCGACTTTGGACCTGGAAAAACTTTTAAAAGAGTTTAGAAAAGTTTCTGTAGAGGAATCAAAAAAATAA
- a CDS encoding glycosyltransferase family 2 protein, whose translation MNIPIVSIIVPCYKQAHFLDEALLSVLEQSYPYWECIIVNDGSPDNTAEVAQLWCEKDNRFSYLYKENGGLSSARNAGIKISKGEYILPLDSDDMLHKDYLTKLVPELHTDDSLAIVSCFTQFFSKNITNVVHKLRPYGSTYLNFMFENNLVATSLFRKKCWQQVGGYDESMKRGFEDWEFWIAITKNGQKYKIVEDFLFYYRKSRNSMLMDTLKNHREINMEYVFKKHKKIYIENYDNMISHFFYLLRRQKETELKIKSSIEYKIGKVITKPFKVISKLFLIQK comes from the coding sequence ATGAATATTCCAATTGTTTCTATAATTGTTCCTTGTTATAAACAAGCCCATTTTCTTGATGAGGCTTTACTCTCGGTTTTAGAACAAAGTTATCCCTATTGGGAATGTATTATTGTTAATGATGGAAGTCCTGATAATACTGCTGAGGTAGCTCAACTATGGTGTGAAAAAGACAATCGATTTAGTTATTTATATAAAGAAAATGGAGGATTGTCAAGTGCCAGAAATGCAGGAATTAAAATAAGCAAAGGAGAATATATTTTGCCTTTAGATTCAGATGATATGCTACATAAGGATTATTTAACGAAGCTAGTGCCTGAATTGCATACTGATGACTCCTTAGCAATAGTTTCTTGCTTTACCCAGTTTTTTAGCAAAAATATAACGAATGTAGTTCATAAATTACGACCTTATGGGAGTACTTACCTTAATTTTATGTTTGAAAATAATCTAGTTGCAACCTCCCTTTTTAGGAAAAAATGCTGGCAGCAGGTGGGAGGCTATGATGAGTCTATGAAAAGAGGCTTTGAGGATTGGGAGTTTTGGATTGCTATTACTAAGAATGGTCAAAAATATAAGATTGTAGAGGATTTTTTATTTTATTATCGGAAATCAAGGAATTCAATGTTGATGGATACGCTAAAAAATCATCGTGAAATTAATATGGAGTATGTATTTAAAAAACATAAGAAGATCTATATTGAAAATTACGATAATATGATTTCTCATTTTTTTTATTTGCTACGGAGACAGAAAGAAACTGAATTGAAAATTAAAAGTTCTATAGAGTATAAAATTGGCAAGGTAATTACAAAGCCTTTTAAAGTGATTTCAAAACTGTTTTTAATTCAAAAGTAA
- a CDS encoding glycosyltransferase family 2 protein: MNSLVSIIIPTYNRAHLIGETLDSVLAQSYQNWECIIVDDGSTDNTSEIVGNYVVEDSRFQYHFRPREIPKGSNACRNYGFELSQGQYVNWFDDDDVMLEGFIFSKVNLFKNEQLKMVICSGFYVDENLVEMEKINLKIETFLFKDYVRWELRIMTPSILFRRSFLESRNLFDLNIHRGQETELFSRLFFNLPLDSFKIVNVPLFLYRQHINTKTRRSRSYEKRFKVSECYIALENLKRSIELNDLELMNYNYKILIDGFFRGIEKNHRNLSKDILKRLSPILNVKNGNLSLSLLLFGNLLLLLNRSSYRIEKFLRNHKVV; the protein is encoded by the coding sequence ATGAATTCTTTAGTTTCGATAATCATTCCAACCTACAATCGGGCACACCTGATTGGTGAAACGCTCGATAGTGTTTTAGCGCAAAGTTATCAAAATTGGGAATGTATTATTGTAGATGATGGTTCAACTGATAATACATCAGAAATAGTGGGTAATTATGTAGTAGAAGATTCCAGATTTCAATACCATTTCAGACCTAGAGAAATACCCAAAGGCTCGAATGCCTGTAGGAATTATGGTTTTGAATTGAGTCAAGGACAGTATGTTAATTGGTTTGATGATGATGATGTGATGTTAGAGGGTTTTATTTTTTCAAAAGTTAATCTATTTAAAAATGAACAATTAAAAATGGTTATATGTTCAGGGTTTTATGTCGATGAAAATTTAGTCGAAATGGAAAAAATAAATTTAAAAATTGAAACATTTCTGTTTAAGGATTATGTAAGATGGGAATTAAGAATTATGACGCCATCTATTCTTTTTAGAAGAAGTTTTCTTGAAAGCAGAAATCTTTTTGATTTAAATATTCATCGAGGGCAAGAAACGGAACTGTTTTCTAGACTCTTTTTTAATTTGCCTTTAGATTCATTTAAAATTGTTAATGTCCCTTTATTTTTATATCGACAGCATATAAATACAAAAACGAGGAGAAGTAGGTCGTATGAAAAAAGATTTAAAGTTTCAGAATGTTATATTGCTTTGGAAAATTTAAAAAGAAGTATTGAGTTAAATGACTTAGAGTTAATGAATTATAATTATAAAATTTTGATAGATGGTTTTTTTAGAGGAATAGAAAAAAATCATAGAAATCTCTCTAAAGATATTTTAAAAAGATTATCTCCTATATTGAATGTTAAAAACGGAAATCTCAGTTTGAGTTTATTATTGTTTGGTAATTTGTTACTACTATTAAATAGATCAAGTTATCGTATTGAAAAATTTTTAAGAAATCATAAAGTAGTTTAG
- a CDS encoding glycosyltransferase family 2 protein, translated as MISVVIRNKNQSDALSFLLKNLTERYRNDINEIIVIDNLSTDNSKEITGKFGARFVTLEEFSYGRSANIAASECLAPIIVIFSAHSYPVSHDFFKLIKQKFEANPNLAGLRCLHNSSDYKNFINKIDAKKDPNKSGLIFSGSAFSREVWKKHSFREDVATFEDKEWTVRVLGEGYEIDFVPAIFHYEIKRTKDQIFFRFKNDVVGNYQLWHHDIALQSIFNGFVISVFKISKYAIIDLYYLLKRSFFLIRFIFNKPEKF; from the coding sequence ATGATTTCAGTTGTTATCAGAAATAAAAATCAATCTGACGCTCTCTCTTTTTTGTTGAAAAATTTGACAGAAAGATACCGTAATGATATCAACGAAATTATTGTCATTGATAATTTATCAACGGATAATAGTAAAGAAATCACAGGTAAATTTGGTGCAAGATTCGTTACTCTTGAAGAGTTTAGTTATGGAAGGAGTGCTAATATAGCAGCCAGTGAATGTTTAGCACCTATCATTGTTATTTTTAGCGCCCACTCTTATCCCGTAAGTCATGATTTTTTTAAACTGATAAAACAAAAATTCGAGGCGAATCCAAATTTAGCAGGGTTAAGATGTTTACACAATTCGAGTGATTATAAAAATTTTATCAATAAAATCGATGCAAAGAAAGATCCTAATAAATCAGGATTGATTTTTTCTGGATCCGCTTTTAGTAGGGAAGTTTGGAAAAAACATTCCTTTCGAGAAGATGTAGCTACTTTTGAAGATAAGGAGTGGACAGTAAGAGTTCTGGGAGAAGGCTATGAGATTGATTTCGTCCCCGCTATATTTCATTATGAAATCAAAAGAACAAAGGACCAAATTTTTTTTAGGTTCAAGAATGATGTTGTTGGTAATTATCAACTTTGGCATCACGATATCGCGTTACAAAGTATTTTTAATGGTTTTGTAATTTCAGTATTTAAAATCTCAAAATATGCTATAATCGATTTATATTACCTATTAAAAAGGTCATTTTTTTTAATTCGATTCATTTTTAATAAGCCGGAAAAATTTTAA
- a CDS encoding glycosyltransferase family 2 protein, whose product MEALESILNQTVKADEIIIVDDGSGEETIKILKTISSPNVQIIYQENKGVSSARNRAISLAKTDYILNLDADDSFEPTFIEKAVQVLNENENIGVVGCWYKVFGNKERNNNIIKPLGGNVRNFLVKNNALGTSMFRRKCWEVISGFDENMLYGYEDWDFWISILKDNWEMYIINEVLFNYRIKNTSRDQTAEKIHDYEIKKYIFLKHKELYFNSFEGYALQLLENNSALNQKNKQLKKSFTYKIGTLMMNPLRIFNVIINRFIR is encoded by the coding sequence ATGGAAGCTTTAGAGTCTATATTGAATCAAACAGTCAAAGCAGATGAGATCATAATTGTGGATGACGGATCTGGGGAAGAAACTATAAAAATTTTAAAAACTATAAGTTCTCCTAATGTGCAAATTATTTATCAGGAGAATAAAGGTGTCAGCAGTGCTAGAAATAGGGCAATTTCTTTGGCTAAAACGGATTATATTTTGAATCTCGATGCCGATGATTCTTTTGAGCCCACTTTTATTGAAAAAGCAGTTCAAGTTTTAAATGAAAATGAAAATATAGGAGTTGTAGGTTGTTGGTATAAAGTCTTTGGAAATAAAGAAAGGAATAATAATATAATTAAACCATTAGGAGGGAATGTTAGAAATTTTTTAGTCAAGAACAATGCCTTAGGAACCTCAATGTTTAGAAGGAAATGTTGGGAAGTAATATCAGGATTTGATGAGAATATGCTTTATGGATATGAAGATTGGGATTTTTGGATTTCGATTTTAAAAGATAACTGGGAAATGTATATAATTAATGAGGTTCTCTTTAATTATAGAATAAAAAATACATCTCGCGATCAAACTGCTGAGAAAATACATGACTATGAGATAAAAAAATATATCTTTCTAAAGCACAAAGAATTGTATTTTAATTCTTTCGAAGGATATGCTTTGCAATTATTAGAAAACAACTCAGCTTTAAATCAAAAAAATAAGCAATTGAAAAAATCATTCACCTATAAAATAGGAACTTTAATGATGAATCCCCTAAGGATATTTAATGTAATAATAAACAGGTTCATAAGATGA
- a CDS encoding glycosyltransferase family 2 protein, which produces MAFSISVIIPAYNVERFIETAIQSAVRQLEVGEVVVIDDGSTDTTWAIIQSLQIVYDKLKVYQHERKVNRGRSATRNLGIKMATKDYIAFLDADDFYLENRFKNDLKILEANKNIDGVYNAVGFHFYRKARDNEKEKLKMSTVSKKIPPEELFNSIVSSKYGYLHLNGLTIKKSVFDKVGFFNELLVVAEDSDILFKMALKCQLESGIIDRPVAIRGVHEANIFTREDLFRIFNIKLYESTLRWSCKNDIPIKNLDTLLKWLWFFKYRDKSTMRKYIFYWGFLFSSNPRILFSVLSVKYFPPIRLRKKMFPYLFQSD; this is translated from the coding sequence ATGGCTTTTTCAATATCCGTAATAATCCCTGCATATAACGTAGAACGTTTTATCGAAACAGCAATTCAATCGGCTGTACGACAGTTAGAAGTTGGAGAAGTTGTAGTGATTGATGATGGAAGTACTGATACGACGTGGGCAATAATTCAATCATTACAAATAGTATATGATAAATTAAAAGTCTATCAGCATGAGAGAAAAGTTAATAGAGGTCGTTCTGCGACCAGAAATTTGGGAATAAAAATGGCTACTAAGGATTATATTGCATTTTTGGATGCTGATGATTTTTATTTAGAAAATAGATTTAAAAATGATTTAAAAATACTGGAGGCTAATAAGAATATTGATGGGGTATATAATGCGGTTGGTTTTCATTTTTATCGTAAGGCAAGGGATAATGAAAAAGAAAAACTTAAAATGTCTACGGTGTCCAAAAAGATACCACCAGAAGAACTTTTTAATTCAATTGTTTCAAGTAAATATGGATATCTACATTTGAATGGATTAACGATAAAGAAATCTGTATTTGATAAAGTTGGTTTTTTTAATGAATTGTTGGTTGTTGCAGAAGATTCAGATATCCTATTCAAAATGGCCTTAAAATGTCAATTGGAATCAGGGATAATAGACCGTCCTGTAGCGATAAGAGGTGTTCATGAGGCCAATATTTTCACTAGAGAAGATTTATTCAGAATTTTTAATATAAAACTATATGAGTCAACTCTTAGATGGAGTTGCAAAAATGATATTCCAATAAAAAATTTAGATACCCTATTAAAATGGTTGTGGTTTTTTAAATATAGGGATAAGAGTACTATGAGGAAGTATATTTTTTATTGGGGATTTTTATTTAGTAGTAATCCCAGGATTTTGTTCTCGGTGTTAAGTGTTAAATATTTTCCGCCAATTAGGCTTAGAAAAAAAATGTTTCCTTATTTATTCCAAAGCGATTAA